In Carya illinoinensis cultivar Pawnee chromosome 6, C.illinoinensisPawnee_v1, whole genome shotgun sequence, a single genomic region encodes these proteins:
- the LOC122312636 gene encoding uncharacterized protein LOC122312636, which translates to MADSINSNANQNANPNSNISDPSQPNSPYFIGSNDSSGVLLVTQMLDSSNYHSWARSMKRALRIKNKLGFVDGSICEPSEVDSPLMDHWLRCNDIVITWLQNTMSVDIKSSTLYAETAHQLWKELEQRLAQQNAPRIYEVKQGIATIMQNQDTVSMYYSKLKTLLDELMNYESIPNCTCGGLKTIVDNHESVTTPP; encoded by the coding sequence ATGGCTGATTCCATCAACTCAAATGCCAATCAAAATGCAAATCCAAACTCAAATATTTCTGATCCATCCCAACCAAACAGCCCCTATTTTATTGGTTCCAATGACAGTTCTGGAGTCCTTCTTGTCACTCAAATGCTTGATTCAAGTAACTATCATTCTTGGGCACGTTCAATGAAAAGAGCTCTTCGCATCAAAAACAAACTTGGGTTTGTTGATGGAAGCATTTGTGAACCATCTGAGGTTGATAGTCCATTGATGGATCATTGGCTTCGATGCAATGACATAGTCATCACCTGGCTGCAAAACACTATGTCAGTTGACATTAAGAGCAGCACCCTTTATGCTGAGACTGCTCATCAACTGTGGAAGGAACTTGAGCAACGACTTGCACAGCAAAATGCTCCAAGGATTTATGAAGTAAAGCAAGGTATTGCTACAATAATGCAAAACCAAGACACTGTAAGTATGTATTATTCTAAGTTAAAAACTCTGCTAGATGAATTGATGAACTATGAGTCTATTCCTAACTGCACATGTGGGGGTTTGAAAACAATAGTGGATAACCACGAAAgtgtcacaaccccaccctaa